A stretch of the Macaca mulatta isolate MMU2019108-1 chromosome 16, T2T-MMU8v2.0, whole genome shotgun sequence genome encodes the following:
- the LOC144336029 gene encoding uncharacterized protein LOC144336029 has product MLFGLQWGRAERPGHPNVLLTLPQTPLVCRDPVIQENILPRNPGNIKSQGSPTAGGQDGNREGCCRLGQPGAFLALPTRHWVQSCLGGEGPDGCPPPTCTPPASLLADAEALPTGCPTSFRHLGPPDVERVSCVQLLLAQVLWVSLGQMASRQACWSPPSPGLLNYYAEPCKQAAATWRRLVSGRGDCAPCPAADHTAHSRISVEAASCFPLQAGPPPPCSSDRGSREMNMEAGGVGSRNPSVPGFGKGRDGEAQGLGRGRERVGQEDPRDSRPPGGAGMAAPQGPHLAGAVAAAPGQKSTAALQEPKVRA; this is encoded by the coding sequence ATGCTCTTCGGGCTGCAGTGGGGCAGAGCGGAAAGGCCGGGGCATCCGAATGTCCTTCTGACGCTGCCCCAGACCCCTCTGGTTTGCAGAGATCCTGTCATTCAGGAGAACATTCTCCCCAGAAACCCTGGCAACATAAAAAGTCAGGGAAGTCCCACAGCTGGAGGGCAAGATGGGAACCGGGAAGGTTGCTGCCGCCTGGGCCAGCCTGGTGCTTTCCTCGCCCTGCCCACCCGGCACTGGGTGCAGAGCTGCCTGGGTGGGGAAGGCCCAGACGGATGCCCCCCACCCACCTGCACCCCGCCTGCTTCCCTCCTGGCTGATGCAGAAGCTTTGCCAACAGGGTGCCCCACCTCCTTCAGGCACCTGGGACCGCCAGATGTAGAACGGGTCTCCTGTGTTCAGCTCCTCCTTGCCCAGGTGCTGTGGGTGTCTCTGGGCCAGATGGCGTCCAGACAGGCCTGCTGGAGCCCACCCAGCCCGGGTCTCCTGAACTATTATGCTGAGCCATGCAAACAGGCTGCGGCCACTTGGAGGCGGCTGGTGTCCGGGAGGGGGGACTGTGCCCCCTGCCCCGCAGCCGACCATACAGCACATTCTAGAATATCAGTAGAAGCAGCTTCCTGCTTTCCTCTGCAGGCAGGCCCACCTCCACCCTGCAGCTCAGACAGAGGCAGCAGGGAAATGAATATGGAAGCTGGAGGTGTTGGCTCCAGGAATCCTTCTGTGCCAGGGTTCGGGAAAGGGCGAGATGGGGAAGCTCAAGGTTTGGGACGGGGGAGGGAAAGAGTGGGCCAAGAAGATCCCAGAGATTCCAGGCCTCCGGGAGGGGCGGGCATGGCTGCACCCCAGGGTCCCCACTTGGCAGGGGCGGTGGCGGCAGCGCCCGGGCAGAAAAGTACAGCTGCTCTGCAGGAGCCCAAGGTTAGGGCGTAG